Proteins from one Capricornis sumatraensis isolate serow.1 chromosome 2, serow.2, whole genome shotgun sequence genomic window:
- the LOC138072639 gene encoding LOW QUALITY PROTEIN: large ribosomal subunit protein eL43-like (The sequence of the model RefSeq protein was modified relative to this genomic sequence to represent the inferred CDS: inserted 2 bases in 2 codons): MAKCTKKVGIVGKYTTHYGASLRKTVKKTEISQHAKNTCSLCGKTKMKRRAVGIWHCGSCMKXIAGGAWTYXTTAAVTEKSAIRRLKELKDQ; the protein is encoded by the exons ATGGCGAAATGCACCAAGAAGGTTGGAATCGTGGGCAAATACACCACGCATTATGGTGCCTCCCTCAGGAAAACagtgaagaaaactgaaatcagccAGCACGCCAAGAATACCTGCTCCTTGTGTGGcaaaaccaagatgaagagacgaGCTGTGGGCATTTGGCACTGTGGTTCCTGCATGA ATATTGCTGGTGGTGCCTGGACCT ACACCACTGCTGCTGTCACAGAAAAGTCTGCCATCAGAAGACTGAAGGAATTGAAGGACCAGTAG